A genome region from Flavobacterium sp. CFS9 includes the following:
- a CDS encoding transketolase, protein MKPNTQQLSDLTIQVRRDILRMVHAVNSGHPGGSLGCTEFLVTLYQNIMERKEGFDMNGIGEDIFFLSNGHISPVFYSVLARSGYFPVSELATFRLLNSRLQGHPTTHEGLPGIRMASGSLGQGLSVAIGAAEAKKLNKDNHLIYSLHGDGELQEGQNWEAIMYASAKKVDNLIATVDVNGKQIDGTTDEVLAMGSLRAKFEAFDWDVLEIKEGNNIEAIIAGLNDAKSRTGKGKPVCILLYTEMGNGVDFMMHTHAWHGKAPNNDQLASALAQNTSTLADY, encoded by the coding sequence ATGAAGCCTAACACACAACAATTAAGCGATTTAACTATCCAAGTAAGAAGAGACATTCTTCGAATGGTACATGCTGTCAACTCAGGTCACCCAGGTGGTTCATTAGGTTGTACTGAATTTTTGGTAACACTTTACCAAAACATTATGGAACGCAAAGAAGGTTTTGATATGAACGGAATTGGAGAAGACATTTTCTTCCTTTCAAACGGACATATTTCTCCTGTTTTTTATAGCGTATTAGCACGTAGCGGTTATTTCCCTGTTTCAGAACTTGCCACTTTCAGATTACTAAACTCTCGTTTGCAAGGACATCCAACCACTCATGAAGGATTACCTGGAATTCGCATGGCTTCTGGTTCATTAGGACAAGGTTTATCTGTAGCTATTGGTGCTGCTGAAGCAAAAAAACTAAACAAAGACAATCATTTAATTTACAGCTTACACGGAGACGGTGAATTACAGGAAGGTCAAAACTGGGAAGCGATCATGTATGCTTCTGCCAAAAAAGTAGACAACCTTATTGCAACTGTAGACGTTAACGGAAAACAAATTGACGGAACAACTGACGAAGTTTTAGCAATGGGAAGCCTTCGTGCAAAATTTGAAGCTTTTGACTGGGACGTTCTTGAAATTAAAGAAGGAAACAATATCGAAGCTATTATTGCAGGTTTAAACGATGCAAAATCAAGAACCGGAAAAGGAAAGCCAGTTTGTATTTTGCTATATACAGAAATGGGTAACGGAGTTGATTTTATGATGCACACACATGCATGGCATGGTAAAGCACCAAACAACGATCAGTTGGCAAGTGCTCTGGCTCAAAATACATCAACTTTAGCAGACTATTAA